In Candidatus Zixiibacteriota bacterium, the following proteins share a genomic window:
- a CDS encoding M48 family metallopeptidase, which translates to MMLFLRKSPSIAVILSLLLPLLFGCAVTGPGGKTSLIFIGTETEVSIGAGMDSTIRKENPVLRDTLWQQYLDGIGQKIIAVSDRKDLDYHFAVIDSNIVNAFATPGGYVYVYTGLLKQMDNEGELGAVLAHEISHVVARHGIKRLQAAMGVSLAEQLVFGKNPGIMAQAVNIGLGLTFAEYSRENENEADNYGIQYMIKAGYDPQASITMFEKLAAMSQGDPNFFEKLSASHP; encoded by the coding sequence ATGATGCTCTTTCTTCGGAAATCACCCTCAATTGCCGTAATTCTGAGCCTCTTATTGCCGCTGCTTTTCGGTTGTGCTGTCACCGGGCCGGGAGGCAAGACCTCGTTGATTTTCATTGGAACTGAAACCGAGGTTTCCATCGGCGCCGGCATGGATTCCACCATCCGCAAGGAAAATCCCGTTCTCCGAGACACGCTCTGGCAACAATATCTGGATGGTATCGGGCAGAAAATTATCGCCGTATCTGACCGAAAGGACCTTGATTACCATTTCGCCGTCATTGATTCCAATATTGTCAATGCCTTTGCCACCCCCGGCGGATATGTTTATGTTTATACCGGCCTGCTCAAACAGATGGATAACGAAGGCGAACTGGGCGCCGTTCTGGCCCATGAGATCTCGCATGTCGTCGCCCGTCACGGGATCAAGAGGCTTCAGGCCGCCATGGGTGTCTCTCTGGCCGAGCAATTGGTTTTCGGCAAGAACCCCGGCATCATGGCCCAGGCGGTCAATATCGGTCTGGGTCTGACCTTTGCCGAATATTCCCGCGAAAATGAAAACGAAGCCGACAACTATGGCATACAATACATGATAAAAGCGGGGTATGATCCCCAGGCCTCAATCACCATGTTCGAAAAACTGGCCGCCATGTCCCAGGGAGATCCCAATTTCTTCGAAAAACTCTCGGCCAGCCACCCC